The following are encoded in a window of Paraburkholderia hospita genomic DNA:
- a CDS encoding trifunctional serine/threonine-protein kinase/ATP-binding protein/sensor histidine kinase, which produces MIDLLTRNFIELSAGALRLQRAVAESAAPVLVVGRANATPAELAALQREYALRDRLHEAWCAVPLTLQPHGNGALLVLADPGGELLRAGTQGPAGLKAFFALAASLATALNAMHAAGVVHRALMPRSFLIDEAGRARLVGFGFASCALNDMASVPDADFEWCEASFIYMAPELGARMNVRVDERADLYSLGCILYELLTGVVPFDSATDAAARVHAHATHRPRPPAEFAAHVPPQVSQLVMKLLEKAPGQRYANAASLLADLRRCEDLHDRAGHIPSFALDTHAALQSLQRADGVFGREAELEALTTAYRIVADGGKARIGWIAGASGIGKSTLLQEAVARIRRTDAPLLAAGKSEEGRRATPYAILVQALEPLLQYVLGCADDEFAQWRNRIREATGPAGRTLAGLLPTLTAVLGSQPGIGEAPDPQPSLERERVLQGMARLIACFATASRPLVLLLDDLQWADVGTLHVLERLFRHTDVALLFIGAFRGNEVGADHPLRVGPLAQSRDTLRIELGPLNDHALRELIALALHRDMHALAPLADEIGRKTGRNPFFVRHLLRVLADEGALEYDLEAGAWGWHLERIMSHRGADNVIELLTHKLEQLPVPAQCVLRTLACLGDRASGDMLAIASALPTCDAVQGLHAALEAGSIYRDGEDWVFWHDRIREAAYASIPKADRAPLHLKIARRMLAHRAAQADVFAMAVQVNLAQPVVTDPDERLAFARLNLDAGRQAKAATAHHSALGLFRAALDFLGDDDISEDGLTARMLCGEAEFMTGALEPAEARLSALERVAGDGIFGADLARLRAALYTTLGRYDLALQVGLAFLSKAGIDVPLRPSAYDVDREYARLRGWLDVHGIDGLRRLPIVADPLRRAITDIFADLIPPALYTDQDLVDLMLLRAVNLGIEHGHSDASANVYTCMQQIFGARYGDHTAALPFGELALHLVDERGLARYRARVYMVFGTFVVPWALPARAGHDYIRRAFDVAVQSGDHTFAMYCPSNQVTGMLFAGEFLGDVRATIARGLALVRDANFRLVIKSFLAKWAFVTALQDGAPDPDEEPAPVPVEGAPVTLVDLAYWVYRMQRALLFGDLQDAVESHRRADACAHFARSFAERAELPYYGALTLLALPTRDAAQQAALQRHMDQLDVWARACPVNFVARRELVRAEYLRAVGLSNEAGQGYAKAVSHARRHGFTQVEALAAELAARFHAAREEEVPAQAYLNHARGAWQRWGATAKVRQLQADYPDYFESDSSAPGASRLQELDVQAVLRISNALASNIVPARLVETLLRTALESAGAEQGALVLLQRGVWRVAARAHVLGGAIVVSHEAADFSSETLPVSIVHAVARTQEKLVLDDVCDSPAYAQDDYVRRHRPRSVLCVPLMRYAMLVGVLYIENNLAANVFTSAKAALLEVVASQAAFALENARLYEELFEQNRQRAKAEDQLRNALGDLERASRLKAMGELVASIVHEVGQPLAAVDTSASAALRWLNRNPPEIGETREMLTHIGLSATRARAIIQGLRAKARRAEPQFTTLDLNEALREAAALVAGQLDAMAITLELRGLDCPVQVSGDRIQLQQVAINLLTNGAEAMASLAQGERKLRLICTSDDGAPVCVSVEDRGSGIDPQIAGRLLEPLFTTKENGMGMGLAICNSIVEAHGGTLTLSPREVKGTRATFTLPRFVS; this is translated from the coding sequence ATGATCGATCTTCTTACCCGAAACTTCATTGAACTCAGCGCGGGAGCGCTCAGGCTGCAACGGGCCGTCGCCGAAAGCGCTGCGCCCGTTCTCGTCGTTGGCCGGGCCAACGCGACGCCTGCCGAGCTGGCCGCGCTGCAACGCGAATACGCACTGCGGGACAGGTTGCACGAAGCGTGGTGCGCCGTGCCGCTGACGTTGCAGCCGCATGGCAACGGCGCGTTGCTAGTGCTGGCCGACCCGGGCGGCGAGCTGTTGCGCGCGGGCACGCAAGGTCCGGCGGGGTTGAAGGCATTCTTCGCGCTGGCTGCGAGCCTCGCGACCGCATTGAATGCGATGCACGCGGCGGGCGTGGTCCATCGCGCGCTGATGCCGCGCAGTTTCCTCATCGACGAAGCGGGCCGGGCTCGGCTGGTGGGGTTCGGCTTTGCGTCGTGTGCGCTGAACGACATGGCGAGCGTGCCCGATGCCGACTTCGAATGGTGCGAAGCGAGCTTCATCTACATGGCGCCCGAGCTTGGCGCGCGCATGAACGTGCGGGTCGACGAACGGGCCGATCTCTATTCGCTGGGTTGCATCCTCTATGAACTGCTGACGGGTGTTGTGCCCTTCGACAGCGCGACGGATGCCGCCGCGCGCGTCCACGCGCACGCGACGCATCGCCCGCGTCCGCCCGCCGAGTTCGCCGCGCACGTGCCGCCGCAGGTCTCGCAACTGGTGATGAAGCTGCTGGAGAAGGCGCCGGGGCAGCGCTATGCCAATGCCGCAAGCCTGCTCGCCGATCTGCGCCGGTGCGAGGATCTGCACGACCGTGCCGGGCACATCCCATCATTTGCGCTCGATACACACGCCGCGCTGCAATCGCTGCAGCGTGCCGACGGTGTGTTTGGACGTGAAGCAGAACTCGAAGCATTGACCACGGCTTACCGTATCGTCGCTGATGGCGGCAAGGCGCGCATCGGCTGGATAGCCGGCGCGTCCGGTATCGGCAAGTCGACCTTGCTGCAGGAAGCCGTCGCGCGCATCCGCCGAACGGACGCGCCGCTGCTTGCCGCGGGCAAGAGCGAGGAAGGCCGCCGCGCGACGCCGTATGCGATCCTCGTGCAGGCCTTGGAGCCGTTGCTGCAATACGTGCTGGGTTGCGCGGACGACGAATTCGCGCAGTGGCGCAACCGCATCCGTGAAGCGACCGGGCCGGCCGGTCGCACGCTGGCGGGCCTGTTGCCGACCCTCACGGCCGTGCTCGGTTCGCAACCGGGCATCGGCGAGGCGCCGGACCCGCAGCCCTCGCTCGAACGCGAGCGCGTGCTGCAAGGCATGGCGCGCCTGATCGCGTGTTTCGCGACGGCCTCGCGTCCGCTCGTGCTGTTGCTCGACGACCTGCAATGGGCGGACGTCGGCACGCTGCATGTGCTCGAGCGGTTGTTCAGGCACACGGACGTGGCGCTGCTGTTCATCGGCGCATTCCGGGGCAACGAAGTCGGCGCGGATCATCCGTTGCGGGTCGGTCCGCTGGCGCAATCGCGCGACACGCTGCGCATCGAACTGGGACCGTTGAACGACCACGCGCTGCGCGAACTGATCGCGCTCGCGCTGCATCGTGACATGCACGCGCTCGCGCCGCTGGCCGACGAAATCGGCCGCAAGACCGGGCGCAATCCGTTCTTCGTTCGCCATCTGCTGCGCGTGCTCGCCGACGAAGGCGCGCTCGAATACGACCTCGAAGCGGGCGCGTGGGGATGGCATCTCGAACGCATCATGAGCCATCGCGGCGCGGACAATGTCATCGAACTGCTGACGCACAAGCTCGAGCAGTTGCCCGTGCCCGCGCAGTGCGTGCTGCGTACGCTGGCTTGCCTTGGCGACCGCGCATCGGGCGACATGCTCGCCATCGCCTCGGCGCTGCCCACCTGCGATGCGGTTCAGGGCCTGCACGCCGCGCTCGAAGCGGGCAGCATCTATCGCGACGGCGAGGACTGGGTGTTCTGGCACGACCGCATCCGCGAGGCGGCGTACGCGTCGATCCCGAAGGCCGACCGCGCGCCGCTGCATCTGAAGATCGCGCGGCGGATGCTCGCGCACCGCGCCGCGCAAGCCGACGTGTTCGCGATGGCCGTGCAGGTCAATCTCGCGCAGCCCGTCGTTACGGACCCTGACGAGCGGCTCGCCTTCGCGCGCCTCAATCTCGATGCCGGGCGCCAGGCGAAGGCGGCGACGGCGCACCATTCGGCCTTGGGCCTGTTTCGCGCCGCGCTCGACTTTCTCGGCGACGACGACATCAGCGAAGACGGTCTGACAGCCCGCATGCTGTGCGGTGAGGCGGAGTTCATGACGGGCGCGCTCGAACCCGCCGAGGCGCGACTGTCGGCGCTGGAGCGGGTGGCGGGCGACGGCATCTTCGGCGCGGACCTGGCGCGCTTGCGCGCGGCGCTGTACACGACGCTCGGCCGCTACGATCTCGCGCTGCAAGTGGGGCTCGCGTTCCTGAGCAAAGCGGGCATCGACGTGCCGTTGCGCCCGAGTGCCTACGACGTCGACCGCGAATACGCGCGTCTGCGCGGCTGGCTCGACGTGCATGGCATCGACGGGCTGCGCCGCCTGCCGATCGTCGCCGACCCGTTGCGCCGTGCGATCACCGACATCTTCGCCGATCTGATTCCGCCCGCGCTCTACACGGATCAGGATCTCGTCGACCTGATGCTGCTGCGCGCCGTCAATCTCGGGATCGAGCACGGCCACTCCGATGCGTCCGCGAACGTGTACACGTGCATGCAGCAGATTTTCGGCGCGCGCTACGGCGACCATACGGCGGCGTTGCCGTTCGGCGAGCTTGCGCTGCATCTCGTCGACGAGCGTGGCCTCGCGCGTTATCGCGCGCGGGTCTATATGGTGTTCGGCACCTTCGTCGTGCCGTGGGCCTTGCCGGCGAGAGCGGGGCATGACTACATCCGCCGTGCGTTCGATGTCGCCGTCCAAAGCGGCGATCACACCTTCGCGATGTATTGCCCCAGCAACCAGGTCACGGGGATGCTGTTCGCAGGCGAGTTCCTCGGCGACGTGCGCGCGACGATTGCGCGAGGTCTTGCGCTGGTGCGCGATGCGAATTTTCGCCTCGTCATCAAATCGTTTCTCGCGAAGTGGGCGTTCGTCACGGCGCTGCAGGATGGCGCGCCGGACCCCGACGAAGAGCCGGCGCCCGTTCCCGTCGAGGGCGCGCCCGTCACGCTGGTGGATCTCGCCTACTGGGTGTATCGCATGCAACGGGCGCTGCTGTTCGGCGATCTCCAGGATGCCGTCGAGTCGCATCGACGGGCCGACGCCTGCGCGCACTTCGCGCGCTCGTTCGCGGAGCGCGCCGAGTTGCCGTATTACGGCGCACTGACGCTGCTCGCGTTGCCCACGCGCGATGCCGCACAGCAAGCGGCGCTTCAGCGCCATATGGATCAGCTCGATGTGTGGGCTCGCGCATGCCCGGTGAACTTCGTCGCGCGGCGTGAACTGGTGCGTGCCGAATACTTGCGCGCAGTGGGCCTTTCGAACGAAGCCGGGCAAGGGTATGCGAAGGCCGTGTCGCACGCGCGCCGTCACGGTTTCACGCAGGTCGAAGCATTGGCCGCCGAACTGGCGGCGCGCTTTCATGCCGCGCGCGAAGAAGAGGTGCCCGCGCAAGCGTATCTGAACCATGCTCGCGGCGCGTGGCAGCGTTGGGGCGCGACGGCCAAGGTGCGTCAGTTGCAGGCCGACTATCCGGACTATTTCGAGTCCGACAGCAGCGCGCCTGGCGCGAGCCGTCTGCAGGAACTCGACGTTCAGGCCGTGCTGCGGATTTCCAATGCGCTTGCCAGCAACATCGTGCCCGCGCGTCTGGTCGAAACGCTGTTACGCACGGCACTCGAAAGCGCGGGCGCCGAGCAGGGCGCGCTGGTGCTGTTGCAACGCGGCGTGTGGCGCGTGGCGGCACGCGCGCATGTGCTGGGCGGCGCAATCGTCGTCTCGCACGAAGCGGCCGATTTCTCGTCGGAGACGCTGCCTGTGTCGATCGTGCATGCCGTCGCGCGCACGCAGGAAAAGCTCGTGCTCGACGACGTGTGCGATTCGCCCGCCTATGCGCAGGACGACTACGTGCGGCGTCATCGTCCGCGCTCGGTGCTGTGCGTGCCGCTGATGCGTTACGCGATGCTCGTCGGCGTGCTCTATATCGAGAACAACCTCGCGGCGAACGTGTTCACGTCGGCGAAAGCGGCGTTGCTCGAAGTCGTCGCTTCGCAAGCCGCGTTCGCGCTCGAAAACGCGCGCCTCTATGAAGAACTGTTCGAGCAGAACCGTCAGCGCGCCAAGGCCGAAGACCAGTTGCGCAATGCGCTCGGTGATCTGGAGCGCGCGAGCCGTTTGAAGGCGATGGGCGAGCTGGTTGCGTCGATCGTGCACGAAGTTGGCCAGCCGCTCGCTGCCGTCGATACGTCGGCGAGCGCGGCGTTGCGCTGGCTGAACCGCAATCCGCCCGAGATCGGCGAGACACGCGAGATGCTCACGCATATCGGCTTGAGCGCGACGCGGGCAAGGGCGATCATCCAGGGTCTGCGCGCGAAGGCGCGCAGAGCAGAGCCGCAATTCACGACGCTCGATCTGAACGAGGCGCTGCGTGAAGCGGCCGCGCTCGTCGCCGGGCAACTCGATGCAATGGCGATCACGCTGGAGCTGCGTGGCCTCGACTGTCCCGTGCAGGTGAGCGGTGATCGCATCCAGTTACAGCAGGTCGCCATCAATCTGCTGACGAACGGCGCCGAAGCGATGGCATCGCTCGCGCAGGGCGAACGCAAGCTGAGACTGATCTGTACATCGGATGACGGGGCGCCCGTTTGCGTGTCGGTGGAAGACCGGGGCAGCGGCATCGATCCGCAGATTGCCGGGCGTCTGCTCGAACCGCTTTTCACCACGAAGGAAAACGGCATGGGCATGGGCCTCGCCATCTGCAATTCGATCGTCGAAGCACATGGCGGCACGTTGACGCTGTCGCCGCGCGAAGTGAAAGGCACGCGCGCGACGTTCACGCTGCCGCGCTTCGTGTCTTGA
- a CDS encoding epoxide hydrolase family protein, whose amino-acid sequence MSSTPFSPMRRNVLAATAAAGAFALFPEAIYAANNAGNIRPFKANIPDSDLVDLRQRLAKTRWPGKETVTDESQGVRLARMQQLVQYWGSEYDWRKGEAKLNALPMFVTEIDGLDIQFIHVRSRHKNAMPMIMTHGWPGSIFELIKAIGPLTDPTAYGASADDAFHVVVPSLPGFGFSGKPTTPGWGSDHIARAWGVLMERLGYTRFVSQGGDCGSVVSQRMAMQHVKGLIGIHVNMPATVPADIARSLAVGDPAPAGLSPKEKNAYEKLAVFYRDNCGYSAMMVTRPQTVGYALADSPSGQAAWMYDKISQWTYSGGVPERSLTRDEILDDISLYWLTDSATSSAQIYWEDHSNNFNAVDISLPTAITVFPGEIYQAPRSWAERCYHNLIYFNEVDKGGHFAAWEEPLLFAQEVRAGFRPLR is encoded by the coding sequence ATGTCTTCAACTCCGTTCTCGCCGATGCGGCGTAACGTGCTGGCCGCCACGGCGGCAGCGGGCGCATTTGCGTTATTTCCCGAAGCGATTTACGCCGCGAATAACGCGGGGAATATCCGTCCATTCAAAGCCAATATCCCCGATAGCGACCTCGTCGATTTACGGCAACGTCTGGCTAAAACGCGCTGGCCAGGTAAGGAAACGGTCACCGACGAATCCCAGGGCGTGCGGCTCGCGCGCATGCAGCAGCTCGTTCAATACTGGGGCAGCGAATACGACTGGCGAAAGGGCGAAGCGAAGCTGAATGCTTTGCCGATGTTCGTGACGGAGATCGACGGGCTGGATATCCAGTTCATCCATGTCCGCTCGCGTCACAAGAACGCGATGCCGATGATCATGACGCATGGCTGGCCGGGTTCGATCTTCGAACTCATCAAGGCGATCGGCCCGCTCACCGACCCGACCGCCTACGGCGCCAGCGCCGACGACGCCTTCCATGTGGTCGTGCCGTCCTTGCCCGGCTTCGGCTTTTCGGGCAAGCCGACCACCCCGGGCTGGGGCTCGGATCACATTGCGCGCGCATGGGGCGTGCTGATGGAGCGGCTGGGTTATACGCGCTTCGTGTCGCAAGGCGGCGATTGCGGCTCCGTGGTGTCGCAGCGCATGGCGATGCAGCACGTCAAGGGTTTGATCGGCATCCATGTGAACATGCCCGCCACCGTCCCGGCTGATATCGCGCGCTCGCTGGCTGTCGGCGATCCCGCGCCGGCCGGTCTGTCGCCGAAGGAGAAGAACGCGTACGAGAAACTCGCTGTCTTCTATCGCGACAACTGCGGTTATTCAGCGATGATGGTCACGCGCCCGCAAACGGTTGGCTATGCGCTCGCCGATTCGCCCTCCGGCCAGGCCGCGTGGATGTACGACAAGATTTCGCAGTGGACCTATAGCGGCGGCGTGCCAGAGCGCTCGTTGACGCGCGACGAGATTCTCGACGACATCTCGTTGTACTGGCTGACCGATAGCGCGACGTCGTCGGCGCAGATCTATTGGGAAGACCACTCGAACAACTTCAACGCCGTCGATATCTCGCTGCCCACCGCGATCACCGTCTTTCCGGGCGAGATCTATCAGGCGCCGCGCAGTTGGGCCGAGCGTTGCTATCACAACCTGATCTATTTCAACGAGGTCGACAAGGGCGGCCATTTCGCGGCATGGGAAGAGCCGCTGCTGTTCGCCCAGGAAGTGCGGGCCGGGTTCAGGCCGTTGCGTTGA
- a CDS encoding FAD-dependent oxidoreductase has protein sequence MSQHRHDSDDPQAGKRPSPLEPQSDSNAAPKAAPADDRYPRFSTADIEKMMRFGMIEHWRAGDVMFRIGQPGLGMRVLLRGRARLSRRDGLGRSQTIVELGAGQFLGEVAQLTGKPALADGLALDDVDALMIPPQQIRDMLVAEAHLGERIMRSLVLRRFGLVREGAGPVLIGRSGDLRLLALEGLLHRLGHPYSVADPATDTDIRALLEDWGVWHDDVPVVMLADGTLLRDPNERQLAARLGLLPELDSARTYDVAVVGAGPAGLAAAVYAASEGLSVIVFDSHGPGGQAGASARIENYLGFSTGVSGRELAANAFAQAVKFGAEVVIPTRIDRLDCAQAPLQLELQGGQRISSRTVVIATGAAYRKPAIEGLDEVAGRGVYYWASSIEGRLCRGAEVVLVGGGNSAGQAAVFLSTHASRVHILIRGDGLESSMSRYLIDRIASLGNVVLHTRTVVASVRSDERGLKAVTCSTPEGELAFDTRHLFLFTGANPNTQWLRDCSVEIDDRGFVKTGLAAGVRADTACFALQTNVPGVFAIGDVRNASAKRVAAAVGDGAAVVAEIHQFLSAPLPVA, from the coding sequence ATGAGTCAGCATCGACACGACAGCGACGATCCACAGGCAGGCAAGCGTCCTTCCCCTCTGGAGCCGCAATCGGATTCGAATGCGGCTCCGAAGGCCGCGCCTGCCGATGACCGTTACCCACGCTTCAGCACCGCCGACATCGAAAAGATGATGCGCTTCGGCATGATTGAGCATTGGCGCGCGGGCGACGTGATGTTCCGCATCGGCCAGCCGGGACTCGGCATGCGCGTGCTGCTGCGCGGGCGTGCAAGGCTGTCGCGGCGCGATGGGCTCGGCCGGTCGCAGACCATCGTCGAGCTGGGCGCAGGCCAGTTCCTCGGCGAAGTGGCGCAACTCACCGGCAAGCCTGCGCTTGCCGATGGCCTCGCACTCGACGACGTTGACGCACTGATGATTCCGCCACAGCAGATCCGCGACATGCTCGTCGCGGAAGCGCACCTCGGCGAGCGGATCATGCGCTCGCTGGTGCTGCGCCGTTTCGGTCTCGTGCGCGAAGGCGCCGGCCCCGTGCTGATCGGACGTTCGGGCGATCTCAGGCTGCTCGCGCTCGAGGGGCTGCTGCATCGGCTCGGTCATCCGTACTCCGTCGCGGACCCCGCGACCGATACCGACATCCGCGCTCTGCTCGAAGACTGGGGCGTATGGCACGACGACGTACCCGTTGTGATGCTCGCGGACGGCACGCTGCTGCGAGACCCCAATGAACGTCAACTGGCCGCGCGCCTGGGCCTCCTGCCCGAACTCGACTCGGCGCGCACTTATGATGTTGCCGTAGTCGGCGCAGGACCAGCCGGCCTCGCCGCTGCCGTGTATGCGGCATCCGAGGGACTGTCGGTGATCGTCTTCGACAGCCACGGCCCAGGCGGACAGGCAGGCGCCAGTGCGCGGATCGAGAACTACCTCGGCTTTTCGACGGGCGTGTCGGGCCGCGAGCTGGCGGCGAACGCGTTCGCGCAAGCAGTGAAGTTCGGCGCGGAAGTCGTGATCCCGACTCGCATCGACCGGCTCGACTGCGCGCAGGCGCCGCTTCAGCTCGAACTGCAAGGCGGCCAGCGCATCTCGTCGCGCACGGTCGTGATCGCGACGGGGGCGGCGTATCGGAAGCCCGCCATCGAGGGCCTCGATGAAGTCGCAGGCCGTGGCGTCTACTACTGGGCTTCGTCGATCGAAGGACGTCTGTGCCGAGGCGCGGAAGTGGTCCTCGTCGGCGGCGGCAACTCGGCGGGACAGGCCGCCGTGTTTCTGTCGACACACGCGAGCCGTGTCCACATATTGATTCGCGGCGACGGTCTCGAGTCGAGCATGTCGCGCTATCTGATCGACCGTATTGCGTCGCTGGGTAACGTGGTGCTGCATACGCGGACCGTCGTCGCGTCCGTCAGAAGCGACGAACGGGGCCTCAAAGCCGTCACATGCAGCACGCCCGAAGGCGAGCTCGCATTCGATACGCGGCACCTGTTCCTGTTCACGGGCGCGAATCCCAACACGCAATGGCTGCGCGATTGCAGCGTCGAGATCGACGACCGTGGCTTCGTCAAAACGGGCCTCGCGGCAGGCGTGCGCGCCGATACGGCATGCTTCGCGTTGCAGACCAACGTACCCGGCGTGTTTGCGATCGGCGATGTGCGCAATGCATCGGCGAAGCGCGTCGCGGCGGCAGTGGGCGACGGCGCCGCTGTCGTCGCGGAGATTCATCAGTTTCTGAGCGCCCCGTTGCCTGTCGCATGA
- a CDS encoding alpha/beta fold hydrolase, which translates to MQDTVNLRRRRLIGTTAAGIGLLELGLGNLAHAQATKSAHAAKKAAHHTSFDAIQQIDAGTLNVGYVDMGPKDGQPVILLHGWPYDIYAFVDVAPILAAAGYRVIVPFLRGYGSTRFLANETPRNGQQAVVAVDIIALMDALKIDQAIFGAFDWGARTACIIAALWPQRCKGLVSVSGYLIGSQEANRKPLPPKAEFAWWYQFYFATERGELGYAANRNDFNRLIWQLASPKWHFDDATYQRTAASFNNPDHVAVVIHNYRWRLGLVQGEPQYDEIEQRLAALPTIGVPTITMEGDANGAPHPDPSAYAKMFTGKYQHRNVSGGIGHNLPQEAPQAFAEAVLQVARL; encoded by the coding sequence ATGCAAGACACGGTGAATCTGCGCCGCCGTCGACTGATCGGGACGACTGCGGCAGGCATCGGCCTGCTGGAACTGGGCCTCGGCAACCTCGCGCACGCGCAAGCCACGAAGAGCGCGCACGCCGCAAAGAAAGCGGCTCACCATACGTCGTTCGATGCGATCCAGCAGATCGACGCGGGCACGCTAAACGTCGGCTACGTGGACATGGGCCCGAAGGACGGACAGCCCGTCATCCTGCTGCACGGCTGGCCGTACGACATCTACGCGTTCGTCGACGTCGCGCCGATCCTCGCTGCAGCGGGTTACCGCGTGATCGTGCCGTTTCTGCGCGGCTACGGCTCGACGCGCTTTCTTGCCAACGAAACGCCGCGCAACGGCCAACAGGCCGTCGTCGCCGTCGACATCATCGCGCTGATGGATGCGCTGAAAATCGATCAGGCTATCTTCGGCGCATTCGACTGGGGCGCGCGCACGGCGTGCATCATCGCCGCACTGTGGCCGCAGCGCTGCAAGGGGCTGGTGTCGGTGAGCGGCTATCTGATCGGCAGCCAGGAAGCGAACCGCAAGCCCTTGCCGCCCAAGGCGGAATTCGCGTGGTGGTATCAGTTCTATTTCGCCACCGAGCGCGGCGAACTGGGCTACGCGGCCAACCGCAACGACTTTAACCGGCTGATCTGGCAACTCGCGTCGCCCAAGTGGCATTTCGACGATGCCACGTATCAGCGCACGGCGGCATCGTTCAACAACCCCGATCACGTCGCCGTGGTGATTCACAACTACCGCTGGCGTCTGGGCCTCGTGCAAGGCGAGCCGCAGTACGACGAGATCGAGCAGCGTCTCGCGGCGCTGCCCACCATCGGTGTGCCGACCATCACGATGGAAGGCGACGCGAACGGCGCGCCGCATCCCGATCCGTCCGCGTACGCGAAGATGTTCACGGGCAAGTATCAGCACCGCAACGTGAGCGGCGGCATCGGCCACAACCTGCCGCAGGAAGCGCCTCAGGCATTTGCCGAGGCCGTCCTGCAAGTCGCTCGCCTTTGA
- a CDS encoding response regulator, producing the protein MDKPDHVLIVDEDRGMREFVASYLEKNGMRVSLASSGRDMHAVLDRHTPDVILLDVMLPGEDGLALCRGLRAGRHRAVPVMMVTEHCDEMDRIIGLEMGADDYLAKPCAVRELLARIRAVLRRTRMLPPGMLVEESTEMLSFGDWRLDTTARHLLDTEDAVVALSGAEYRLLRAFLDHPQRVLTRDQLLNLTQRRNAEPFDRSIDLLVSRLRQRLRDVARVPRYIKTLRNEGYVFSSTVKAVEEARARQHA; encoded by the coding sequence ATGGACAAACCCGACCACGTTCTGATCGTCGACGAGGACCGCGGCATGCGCGAGTTCGTCGCCAGTTATCTGGAGAAAAACGGCATGCGCGTATCGCTCGCGTCCAGCGGACGCGACATGCACGCCGTGCTCGACCGGCATACGCCCGATGTGATCCTGCTCGACGTGATGCTGCCGGGGGAAGACGGCCTCGCGCTATGCCGCGGGCTGCGCGCGGGCCGTCATCGCGCGGTGCCCGTGATGATGGTGACCGAGCATTGCGATGAGATGGACCGGATCATCGGCCTGGAGATGGGCGCGGACGACTATCTGGCCAAGCCGTGCGCCGTGCGCGAGCTGCTCGCGCGCATCCGCGCGGTGCTGCGACGCACGCGCATGCTGCCGCCCGGCATGCTGGTGGAGGAATCGACGGAGATGCTGAGCTTCGGCGACTGGCGGCTCGATACGACGGCGCGTCACCTGCTCGACACCGAGGACGCCGTGGTCGCGTTGAGCGGCGCGGAATACCGGCTGCTGCGCGCCTTTCTCGATCACCCGCAACGCGTGCTGACGCGCGACCAGCTGCTCAATCTGACGCAGCGGCGCAACGCCGAACCGTTCGATCGTTCGATCGACCTGCTGGTCAGCCGTCTGCGGCAAAGGCTCCGCGACGTCGCCCGCGTGCCGCGCTACATCAAGACGCTGCGCAACGAAGGCTATGTGTTTTCGTCGACGGTGAAGGCTGTCGAGGAAGCGCGCGCGCGGCAACATGCGTGA